One segment of Oncorhynchus keta strain PuntledgeMale-10-30-2019 unplaced genomic scaffold, Oket_V2 Un_scaffold_6615_pilon_pilon, whole genome shotgun sequence DNA contains the following:
- the LOC127929343 gene encoding beta-1,3-galactosyltransferase 1-like isoform X2, whose product MMGVCHNFWTQRPPPDAHDAQPLIAKQCTDDRQKGADRTQLKKKRWCRNSCLCLFLFLVVMMIVVILEVDLKERISPSTTNPAANMSRGPYHVQYPHEYSFILDEPEKCREQNPFLVLMVPVAPYNREAREAVRRTWGSERQVLGREVRLFFLLGLPSGEETEQLQEKVLQESKEHQDLLLSDFIDSYKNLTIKTMVMMEWLSSRCPNASYAMKIDSDMFLNVNTLVNMLLHAPTQNYMTGRVAQWAAVLRDHNSKWYLPMEVFPEPVYPPYALGLGYVFTLDLPRKLVEASRHVKAVYIEDVYLGLCMRHLGIRPTDPPSGNLFQGYAGAQDRCHYMAVITTILDTPQELLDVWRNLHQPGPVCH is encoded by the exons ATGATGGGGGTCTGCCACAACTTCTGGACCCAGCGCCCCCCACCTGACGCCCATGATGCCCAGCCCCTCATCGCTAAACAATG TACTGATGATAGACAGAAGGGGGCAGACAGAACACAGCTCAAAAAGAAACGCTGGTGTCGCAACAGCTGCCTTTGCCTGTTTCTGTTCCTGGTCGTGATGATGATTGTGGTCATCCTGGAAGTTGACCTCAAAGAACGGATCTCACCTTCAACAACCAATCCAGCAGCAAACATGTCCCGAGGACCGTACCATGTACAATACCCACATGAGTACTCCTTCATCCTGGATGAGCCAGAGAAATGCCGGGAGCAGAACCCCTTCCTGGTTCTGATGGTGCCAGTGGCGCCCTATAACAGGGAGGCTCGTGAGGCCGTCCGCAGGACTTGGGGCAGTGAGAGGCAGGTACTGGGCAGAGAGGTTCGTCTGTTCTTCCTGCTGGGACTGCccagtggagaggagacagagcagcTCCAGGAGAAGGTGCTGCAGGAGAGCAAAGAGCACCAGGATCTGCTGCTGAGCGACTtcatagacagctacaaaaaccTGACCATCAAGACCATGGTGATGATGGAGTGGCTGAGCTCTCGCTGCCCCAACGCCTCCTACGCCATGAAGATCGACTCAGACATGTTCCTCAACGTGAACACCTTGGTCAACATGCTGCTTCACGCTCCAACACAGAACTACATGACTGGACGAGTGGCCCAATGGGCCGCCGTTCTAAGAGACCATAACTCCAAATGGTACCTTCCAATGGAGGTGTTTCCTGAACCAGTATATCCACCTTATGCTCTGGGCCTGGGCTATGTCTTCACCTTAGACCTCCCCAGGAAGCTGGTGGAGGCGTCCAGGCATGTTAAAGCCGTCTACATAGAGGATGTGTATCTGGGACTGTGTATGAGACACCTGGGCATCCGGCCTACTGACCCCCCCAGTGGAAACCTCTTCCAGGGGTATGCAGGAGCCCAGGACCGCTGTCACTACATGGCTGTTATCACGACCATCCTCGACACTCCTCAGGAGCTTCTGGACGTATGGAGAAACTTGCACCAACCTGGGCCTGTCTGTCATTGA
- the LOC127929343 gene encoding beta-1,3-galactosyltransferase 1-like isoform X1 yields the protein MMGVCHNFWTQRPPPDAHDAQPLIAKQCSTDDRQKGADRTQLKKKRWCRNSCLCLFLFLVVMMIVVILEVDLKERISPSTTNPAANMSRGPYHVQYPHEYSFILDEPEKCREQNPFLVLMVPVAPYNREAREAVRRTWGSERQVLGREVRLFFLLGLPSGEETEQLQEKVLQESKEHQDLLLSDFIDSYKNLTIKTMVMMEWLSSRCPNASYAMKIDSDMFLNVNTLVNMLLHAPTQNYMTGRVAQWAAVLRDHNSKWYLPMEVFPEPVYPPYALGLGYVFTLDLPRKLVEASRHVKAVYIEDVYLGLCMRHLGIRPTDPPSGNLFQGYAGAQDRCHYMAVITTILDTPQELLDVWRNLHQPGPVCH from the exons ATGATGGGGGTCTGCCACAACTTCTGGACCCAGCGCCCCCCACCTGACGCCCATGATGCCCAGCCCCTCATCGCTAAACAATG CAGTACTGATGATAGACAGAAGGGGGCAGACAGAACACAGCTCAAAAAGAAACGCTGGTGTCGCAACAGCTGCCTTTGCCTGTTTCTGTTCCTGGTCGTGATGATGATTGTGGTCATCCTGGAAGTTGACCTCAAAGAACGGATCTCACCTTCAACAACCAATCCAGCAGCAAACATGTCCCGAGGACCGTACCATGTACAATACCCACATGAGTACTCCTTCATCCTGGATGAGCCAGAGAAATGCCGGGAGCAGAACCCCTTCCTGGTTCTGATGGTGCCAGTGGCGCCCTATAACAGGGAGGCTCGTGAGGCCGTCCGCAGGACTTGGGGCAGTGAGAGGCAGGTACTGGGCAGAGAGGTTCGTCTGTTCTTCCTGCTGGGACTGCccagtggagaggagacagagcagcTCCAGGAGAAGGTGCTGCAGGAGAGCAAAGAGCACCAGGATCTGCTGCTGAGCGACTtcatagacagctacaaaaaccTGACCATCAAGACCATGGTGATGATGGAGTGGCTGAGCTCTCGCTGCCCCAACGCCTCCTACGCCATGAAGATCGACTCAGACATGTTCCTCAACGTGAACACCTTGGTCAACATGCTGCTTCACGCTCCAACACAGAACTACATGACTGGACGAGTGGCCCAATGGGCCGCCGTTCTAAGAGACCATAACTCCAAATGGTACCTTCCAATGGAGGTGTTTCCTGAACCAGTATATCCACCTTATGCTCTGGGCCTGGGCTATGTCTTCACCTTAGACCTCCCCAGGAAGCTGGTGGAGGCGTCCAGGCATGTTAAAGCCGTCTACATAGAGGATGTGTATCTGGGACTGTGTATGAGACACCTGGGCATCCGGCCTACTGACCCCCCCAGTGGAAACCTCTTCCAGGGGTATGCAGGAGCCCAGGACCGCTGTCACTACATGGCTGTTATCACGACCATCCTCGACACTCCTCAGGAGCTTCTGGACGTATGGAGAAACTTGCACCAACCTGGGCCTGTCTGTCATTGA